The genomic stretch TAAGGTTCTGTAAAAGATAGTCCATATTGCGAGGTTGAGATGCCCGGCTGCCAGGTAAGCCTAAGCCGCTGACCTCCCCCAGCAAATGATTTTCCCGTGAAAAATCCTCCGAAACTTTCGGGAGGATTAGCCAGATCAAAATTTATCTGATCATATTGGATAATACCGCTAAAACCGTAATTGGAGCTGTAGCCACCTCCAAAATTCATCATTCCGGTGGTAGTCTCGTCAACTTTAAGTAAAATATTCTTTAACTGCGCTGAACTCCCTTCTTCTATATCAAAATCCATATCCTTAAAATAACGAGTGCTGCCAACGCGATCCAAACTATCCCTGATTAAACTATAATCCATTAAATCGCCAGGAGCAATTGCCATTTCGCGCCGGATGACTTTGTCCTTGGTTTTATCATTGCCCGTAATTTTTATTTTTTCCAAATAACTGGGTTTGCCTTCTATAACTTCATATGTCAGATCTACAATTGCCGTTTTTGCCGGGAAGTGAGTCTTTATCTCCACATTGCAATCAATATAACCCAATTTACCATAGAGAGTCTTAATGGCATTACTATCCTTGAGAATAGCTTCCATTTCATATATAGAATTCTCTTTCACCGTGGTTTTAGTAAGAATATCAGCGGTGTTTATTATCTTATTGTCAGCAATGGTAAACTTACCCACCTTGTAGCGTTCCCCTTCGTCAATATGAATGGCTATATTAACCCTATTCTTTTTAGCATTAAAAATAACATCTTCAATAAAGACGTTGACATCCAGCCAACCATTATCACGGTAGAATTTCTTGAGCCGCTCCACATCTAAAACAAGCTCTTTCTCCTGGTAATAGGTGGCATTATCCTGTTTTATTGCATTATAAAGCGGGTGCTCATAAAATATCTCATAAAAGACGTTATATGCCTTCCCCCAAAAATATTTAGGTGGTTCGTAAGGAAACGACTTATTCCCGTTAAAAACAATATCGCTTATCTTAACTTTAGGTCCTTCACGAACCGTATAAGTAAGTATCTTGCCTTTAATTCCGGTATCCACACGATAGGTTATGTCAACAAAGTAGTAGCCCTTTTCCAAATATTTATCCGTCAGCGCCTTGATATCTGCCTTCGCCAAGAAGATATTTAATGCCGAATTATCCTTAATTTTAAGAACTTCTTTTAATAAATTCAGGGAAAATTCATCTACTCCCTCAAATTTAACTTCCAGAATCATTATAGATTCTTCCACTGTAAGGATAATCTTTACTTTAGTCCCAGAGTCCACATCTTCCACCTTCCAATCAATCTTGATAAAAAGATCACTATCATAAAGCCGACGAACATCCTCCTCAAGGACTGCCTGGGAAAAAGCCCCACCCTTTTTGGACTGTAGTTTACTTAATACATTCTGAAGATTAACTTGTTGCAATCCAACAATTTCTATAGAGTCAATAACTGACGCTTTTTTAGCTTCTTTAGCTGGAGACTGGAAATCTGTCTTAGGTGCTGAAGTGTTTTTAGACGATTCAGCAGGATTTTGGGCATATAATATGACGCCACATAATAAAATCAGGCAACCAAACACAATCTTATTATAAACCAGCTTGTTCATCATAGATCTTCTTCCATCATCTGAACTTCTTCTTGAGTGAGGTCCT from Planctomycetota bacterium encodes the following:
- the bamA gene encoding outer membrane protein assembly factor BamA codes for the protein MMNKLVYNKIVFGCLILLCGVILYAQNPAESSKNTSAPKTDFQSPAKEAKKASVIDSIEIVGLQQVNLQNVLSKLQSKKGGAFSQAVLEEDVRRLYDSDLFIKIDWKVEDVDSGTKVKIILTVEESIMILEVKFEGVDEFSLNLLKEVLKIKDNSALNIFLAKADIKALTDKYLEKGYYFVDITYRVDTGIKGKILTYTVREGPKVKISDIVFNGNKSFPYEPPKYFWGKAYNVFYEIFYEHPLYNAIKQDNATYYQEKELVLDVERLKKFYRDNGWLDVNVFIEDVIFNAKKNRVNIAIHIDEGERYKVGKFTIADNKIINTADILTKTTVKENSIYEMEAILKDSNAIKTLYGKLGYIDCNVEIKTHFPAKTAIVDLTYEVIEGKPSYLEKIKITGNDKTKDKVIRREMAIAPGDLMDYSLIRDSLDRVGSTRYFKDMDFDIEEGSSAQLKNILLKVDETTTGMMNFGGGYSSNYGFSGIIQYDQINFDLANPPESFGGFFTGKSFAGGGQRLRLTWQPGISTSQYGLSFTEPYVFDKQLEFDFNVSGFERDWIDYSEDRDSIDFTLARRFWKTWQIGAGPRTEQIDISNVESDAPQSIQDLEGSNTQQSITYFIGNDTRNRRYFPSGGYRVHLSEEYAGGFLGGDFDFTKTILTADKYNTLFDWDGKPIVLSINSKLGQVERFGDTDVTPFFEKFYGGGFKSARGFRYRTISPKQDGVPVGGKIMGIFNSELSYPLYTEEMAGTTMEVMRFGVFYDAANVVNTWGELNWNTTRTSFGYGLRFQIGMIPISLDIAYPIKQQLDDEVQRVQMNLGFGF